In Pseudoliparis swirei isolate HS2019 ecotype Mariana Trench chromosome 22, NWPU_hadal_v1, whole genome shotgun sequence, the DNA window ATTTTGcttctttttatgtttttattctggtgTAGGACTGCGTATCTTTAGAGCAGTAGAACATGTTAAACCATTGTTCCCGCACGTGATGCGCAGCCCGTGTGTCTATCGATGCATTAAACGCTTTTTAGACATTCTGACAGCACGCAAACCCCCACGAGATGACTTATTTTGCACAAAGTTGCGGCATATTCATTGAGAGAAAAAGGTCGCGCGTGTCGTTCAGTTTCTTATACGAAATCAAGCCACATTGCAGCTTCGGCTTGTTCCTCATTTCATCGATTCCTATTGATTGGCGATGCAGCAACGCGAGAGAAAGGAGAAAAGTTGTtatattttttccccccggttTTTAGACTGTTGGCTCAAATTTTCAAAAGTGTGTATGCATgctgattctttttttaaacaattatatttatttttataaatcatACCCTTTTTTCCAATTGATTGCAGGAGTGTGTAAGaccgaggaggatgagggaccGAGCACTGAGGAGGATTCACAGTCATTCCACGGGGTCGGCATCTGTAAATGGTTCAACGTCCGCATGGGCTTCGGGTTCCTGTCAATGACCGACCGAGAGGGAGTGCCACTGGACGAACCGGTCGACGTATTTGTCCACCAGGTAAGGACGACTATCTCGGTGGCGGAAACGGTGACCAACTGAAAGCAACACTGTTTAACGTATATCCACCTCGCACGTGCTGAAAATCCAACTTTTCCGCTGAACTCAAACGTCCCATATCTTGCCAGCAGAAGTGAGAGCACCACACCTGTTTCCAATATAGCTTAATTAAATTTagcattgagtgtgtgtgtgtgtcttcgagCATTGACTCATTAGTCAACGTTAACAGATCACCCGAATAAAAAACACACCGATATAaagaatattttctttttaaaacactgAAAACGGTCTTACCAGGAGTTCCAATATGTTTGATAGCTCAATTAAAATCATATGATATATTTTCAACGGGGTTAGACGGGGGCTTTGTTTTCGCGGGGTGGTGGATGTTTCTCCTCAGGGGACCACGTGTTGCTGCTGGCCTCCCTCGTGGGTTTTTTCTTCAAAGAGGAGCACTGCTATAATGTAATGGAAGAATAAAAGTGTGGTCAAAGTTTAGATGGAACTAGTCTGGCCATACGTATTGGGTGAGTAGGGGAGGAAACGCCATGGTGCTTAATTGATCCTCTTCTGGAGATGCGTGTACCGTCGATATTTGtccaattacattttaatttggaaTGTGATGAGTGGATTTCTACATTTATCATTGTATCTGTTTAAATGGATTATTTGACTGGGTTGAGCTCGGTAAATGGACCAACCATTTAAACGAGGATTCTTGGTCACGTTGTAAGGTTAAAGAAGGCTTTTCACCCATGTCAGGCAGTGCGAAAGTGTCACACGTGACTAGAGTTGTCGTTTTACGACTGGAGCCGTTCCTCTACCTGTTTACCTTCTTTACTTGAGCTTTAATGGCTTTCAGTCTGAAGAGATACAAGATAACTTTAAATTCTTCTCGGTTCAAGCCATTTAACTTCTTGCATAAATGGGTCGGTAGAGTGGGTGGTAAAGAggggtgggtctgtgtgtgtggggggcattTCCCTCCTACTTCGCTTGAGAGCGAGCGCCTCCATTGCTCTCTGATAAGATAAAGGCTTAGCATGTGAATGCGAGGCGTCCCCACGAGCTGCCCATCACCTCAAGGTTCCTGTCATAAAATGATTAAATGCTCTTTGCTTTCTGCTCAACCCCCTCTGtgtgcgagagtgtgtgtggcacTGTGGGCTTTAAAGAGGAAAGGAGATACCAGGGTTTTATTTTAGGTAAATGTTCTTGTCCACACCATGCTACTTGTCCCCAGGGCCACATGCTGTGGAGACTTTTGTCTACTGAATTCCTTTTTTAAAGATCTACAtttatttgctttttaaaatttcctCTCCACTTTGTTGAAGCCAGTTTTCAGACACACTATTATGTTTTTAAGTAGTTTGTGCTCCACGATGATGCATATAGAGATGTTTCATTGTGCTGTGCAGCCGGTGTAACTAAGTTATTGTTTGATTCTATATAGGAAGTTTCTCTCTGATTAATCATAAtgcaaacttaaatatgagttGAAGTGGGGTTGGAAACTTACAGTTTGGCATTTActgattttaaaagaaaatggagATAAATGTGTGGTTTTACAAGAAGTATAAGATGAACTGCCGTTGTATTCATCCGACAAACAAAATATTGTCTCTCCGTTGTGAAAACAAGTAGACTGTTGCTGCAGATACTTAAAGGGAAGCTCAAATTGAGAGAACATGCTCACTGCTTTACTGAAGACCTCATGTTCTCTCAATTTATCCACAAGAAATGCGTAACCAATGACTTACTTCCCTCTCTGTCAGTAGAAATGGTGGCGACACGCGTGTCAATGATGGATGTAGAGGGCTTATAGCAACGTAAAAGGCCTCAGCTCGAAAATTAGTGGCTGCGTGTCAAATTAACTCTCAGGCTCCACTGGCCTTTGTGCAGGTGGACAATAGAGCCATGCATCCGAATGAAGCACCCCTCAGCCGTGACCGAGCCCCTCTTTGTCTCAGCAGCAGTCCTGCTTTTGTCCCTCGTTGCTCTGATGTCTTTCTCTGCCCCACTCGGCTGCCAGACACATTCTGGACAGAGTTTACAGTAATCATAATGccccccacacctccacccacccccatacacacacacacacacacatcagagccTTGAGGGTAAAAAGGGCGCACCCTGATCCTGATCGCTACCTGTATCCGTGTGTGGAGAACCTGATGTGGGTCAGGGTCTGTTCGGTGGGTGGAGAAGGTCACGCGTGGAAGAGGAAGTGGTTTAACGGTCACCGGACGCGGAGAGGCCTGGCGGGATTGGGACTCTGCGGACGTCCATATCGCCACTCCGATGTCACGGCTCACCGCTGGTGTTGATCAGGACTTTGCGGCAGATGCTCCATAGTGAGTTGTAGGATTAAAGAAGATGGTGCTTGTTTGTTGCTAATTGCACAGCCGGATGCTAATTCCCAGCTCATTAAACTATTATATGCCTTAACTGTGAATTTTGGATTTGGTCTAAAGCAGACGCCAGACTTTCCTCCCGATAAACCGTGTGCTTTAGGGGCTGTTTGATCTCTGGCTGATTCATAACACAGTGATCATAATAATCACTGCGAAAATAAAATAGGATTAATGTCTATCAAAACAAGCCTGCTTCATCATGGATATTTCGTCTTATGTCGACAGTCTGTTCAAgttgttacattttaaaaaggggtttcccATGTTGTGTGAGCCAAAGCTGCTCCACACCTTCCCAGAGTCACTTTAATTTGGAATTGGAAAGACGAGTAGAAGAACTTCTCCGTCTCTCTTCAGGTGAACCCCGTTTCAGTGAATACGTTGCTGAAGTAGTTTTTACTCTTAGCATATTCAAACCGTGTTATCTTGTTGATTGATTTAAGCCAACATGCCTCTCCAACATTGCCGTTCAACAAAAGCCAGgtttctttaattaaaaaaaaaagatattaaagGCAGATATCAATCATTTGTGCTTTCCATCAACTTTTTATCTTTCATGTCTTTCTGCCAAACAACTATCCAAGGAATgtcccctgacccccccccccccaacctcccAGAGAAGCCTTCTCACCCCACCCCCAACCGTAGCACTAACCCCTGCATCCTGCATTTTCGGGTTAGTGGTGGTGGCCAGTGTGTTAGTGGAGCTTTTGTGATGTGGGTGGGAAGAGTGATGGTGTGGGGGCAGCAGTGTGGAATGCTGTTCCTCTgttagggggtggggggggatgggTTGAAGGTTATCGTCGTCAGGTTTACCTCTCAAACACTGCGAAAAAGACAAAGCAGCATTAAGACAACGGTGCCTTTTGGGCAGGGCAGTGTTTGTACTATCTGCTCTGTAAAGTGGGAACGGCAAGCTTTGTAGTGCGTGTTTGTTTTATCAAGGTAATAATCACCGTAAATACCTGATAAGTCCTATCAGGCTCTGACGAGATCACACAGTGAAGAATGGGTGGGGGTTGTTCTCAAGGGCCAATGTGGAGGTGATTTAGACACTGATCGTATAAAACAGCAAGTTATCACGATTTATATAATCCTCTTCCTGTGTTCCCTTTCAGAGCAAGTTGCACATGGAGGGCTTCCGCAGCCTGAAGGAGGGCGAGGCGGCCGAGTTTACCTTCAAGAAGTCCTCAAAGGGCCTGGAGTCGCAGCAGGTCACTGGACCAGGTGGCATCCACTGTGTGGGCAGTGAAAGGAGACCCAAAGGCAAGAAGGTCCAGAAGCGACGTTCAAAGGGAGACAGGTAAAGCAGGGATGAGTTGGGGAAAGACTTTTAATGAATGCCAGCAGTGCAGCTTTTTTAAACTGTGAAAGAACACGTCGCAGTTTATCTAAAACGTATTTCGAGATACTTGATTTCCTGCGACTGATTTTGCGCTTTTACATTTGAGACCCCTCAAAGGATTTCCTTCTCAGAAGTCCACAAACGGTCATTGTTGTGTCCAGTTTGGATCGGATATACAATGGTGCTTTTAGTTTCTCCccattttccttcttctttctcgaCCACAACCCCCACCTCTAGCCCAAGCAAGGGTCACACCAGCAGGCTTGACGTGTGACCTGGATCAATAACTGTTTAAATCTGCTGGCCCCTAGTGAATTCACGCCCActggctccctctctcttcctaaaCCTTCCTAAAACCATCAATGTGATTTGAAACTCCAAAACCAATCGTGATTTAGATAACCTAAAGATTCATCTAGGTTGTGTTGATAATTCAtatactttcctttttttagaGAATGAAACATTTGACCAACTCTGTTATAGTCATTCCACATTACTGAAAaggaagtttaatattttcCTTTTGATCTGAACCTTTACACGATCCCTGAAAATGTAGTTTCATGAGTCCAGGTTCTGAGAAAGTTGCAAACGGTCAAAAAAAACGTAATGATCAATCTTCAAATATAGCGTCTGTCATTGAATTTCTCCTGACGGTTTGAGGGTTTTCGTGCGAAAGCAAAAACGTCCCaccaagagaaagaaagagaagccaACAGAAGCTTTGATTGCGGGGTAATTCTTTGAATATCAATAAAGCACAGGGTTAGAGGTGTATCAACTTCACCCTGCTGTCAGTTGTGATTAGAGCCAGAGagtagtctgtgtgtgagaacatGGATCATTACTGCCCAAAGAGTCCTGGGAGGCCCGCGGTGGCTCAATAACTCTCCCTTGACCACACTGATCCATGGATATCGTACCCCTCTAGCGTATTTCTAATGCCACTGGATGGTGTTTCATTGATTCATGAATGGACGATTGATCAGAACCAATAGTCCGATATCATTGGGACAGGAGTaagaaggaaatggttctttagttTGGGTCTTGCCAACCAAAGTGAACAGCGTTTTTTGAAGTctacatgtatgtatttttaaatatatatatatatatatagtggggAGAAATCTCCTGTCTATTTAATTGATAACAGATGTAAAAGCCTGGGCAAGGAGGTGAAAGGTCACTGTTGTCAAGGCAACAGTGTATGATTAAATGCAAGAGGGCTGGGATGGGGGGTTAGAGAACGGAGGAGAGGGCGGGGAGGGCAAGGTTCAGAGGTCATTACTGCAGCTTTTTTAGACAAAGGGACCACTTCCCCTTCCCTCCACTTGCCTCCTGATGGATGCTGATGTGGGGAGCTTCTGTGATGTGACGTGGAGACCTTGACACCACCCCAACGGCCACACTGACCCCTCGGCAGGCGCCCTGTTCAAACGTCATCTGCCGCTCCAATGACGGCCAGTAGGACTCACAGGACTCACCCACTCAGCCACTGGTTCAGACAGACACCGTTAGCTGTGTCAGCACTTTGCCATAGTGTCTACTGTTGGTGCTTTTAACTGTTTTGAGAGCAGCTTGGAGGCAAATAAAAAGGCTCCTCCTAACCCTGTGTACAGCTCTTACTATACGATATGTTCTTGGCGGT includes these proteins:
- the lin28aa gene encoding protein lin-28 homolog A, with amino-acid sequence MGSVSNQEFPGVCKTEEDEGPSTEEDSQSFHGVGICKWFNVRMGFGFLSMTDREGVPLDEPVDVFVHQSKLHMEGFRSLKEGEAAEFTFKKSSKGLESQQVTGPGGIHCVGSERRPKGKKVQKRRSKGDRCYNCGGLDHHAKECKLPPQPKKCHFCQSIDHMVANCPMKAQQSSPGSQGKPSPSKGDEELSHTVPPLETSD